In a genomic window of Streptococcus oralis:
- a CDS encoding class I SAM-dependent methyltransferase, protein MNNYIKLNEDRWNNVKNDYTEPLTHEELEEARKHPISVALTVGKKVPTEWFEKAKGQKILGLACGGGQQGPVFAAKGYDVTIMDFSKSQLERDEMAAKREGLKINTVQGDMTKPFPFEDETFDIVFNPVSNVYIEDLENMYKEASRVLKKGGLLMVGFMNPWIYMYDADIVWDKPDEELLLKFSLPFNSRELEAEGRITINPEYGYEFSHTLEMQIRGQLKNGLAMIDFYESCDKRHRLSRYGNDYIATLCIKL, encoded by the coding sequence ATGAATAATTATATAAAATTAAATGAAGATAGATGGAATAATGTAAAAAACGACTATACTGAGCCATTGACACATGAAGAATTAGAAGAAGCTAGAAAGCATCCAATTTCTGTCGCCTTAACTGTGGGGAAAAAAGTTCCGACAGAATGGTTTGAAAAAGCCAAGGGACAAAAGATATTAGGTTTAGCTTGTGGTGGTGGCCAGCAGGGTCCGGTTTTTGCTGCAAAAGGTTATGATGTTACCATCATGGATTTTTCTAAATCGCAATTAGAAAGAGATGAGATGGCTGCAAAACGAGAAGGCTTAAAAATCAATACCGTTCAAGGCGATATGACAAAACCATTTCCATTTGAAGATGAAACCTTTGATATTGTTTTTAATCCGGTTTCAAATGTATATATAGAAGATTTAGAAAACATGTATAAAGAAGCCTCTCGCGTATTGAAAAAGGGTGGTCTGTTAATGGTTGGATTTATGAATCCTTGGATCTACATGTATGATGCTGACATTGTATGGGACAAACCTGATGAGGAATTACTGTTAAAGTTTTCACTCCCTTTTAATTCAAGAGAGCTTGAAGCGGAAGGCAGAATAACCATCAATCCAGAATATGGATATGAATTTAGCCATACCTTAGAAATGCAGATTAGAGGACAACTGAAGAATGGTCTCGCTATGATCGATTTTTATGAATCGTGTGACAAAAGACATCGATTGTCACGTTATGGAAATGACTACATTGCTACACTCTGCATTAAACTATGA
- a CDS encoding thiol-disulfide isomerase, translating to MSDKLKQFKWLIVLFLFLLAIPSYFAYNHFRQSSTLKEAFEKNERIEVLHHLMASGKYASDIRKAGYTIPSDGAIRLDGVIYPLEIEGELHLKISPPKKDAKDFQLFFITQINEKQTHVAFILDKNLNLIYSSYSQQNGNGKREIVSVSQAEEDYLLRSVQSEIDDFMKKMYQTLYG from the coding sequence ATGTCAGATAAATTAAAACAGTTTAAATGGTTGATCGTATTGTTTTTGTTTCTGTTAGCAATTCCTTCATATTTTGCTTACAATCATTTCCGACAATCTAGTACTTTAAAAGAAGCCTTTGAGAAAAATGAAAGAATTGAAGTTCTTCATCATTTAATGGCATCAGGAAAATATGCGTCTGACATCCGCAAGGCAGGATATACTATTCCTTCTGACGGAGCTATTCGATTGGATGGAGTTATTTATCCATTAGAAATTGAAGGAGAGTTACATTTGAAAATTAGCCCTCCCAAAAAGGATGCTAAGGATTTTCAGTTGTTTTTCATTACACAGATTAATGAAAAACAAACGCATGTAGCTTTCATTTTAGATAAAAATCTGAATTTAATTTATTCCAGCTATTCTCAGCAAAATGGAAACGGGAAAAGAGAGATTGTTTCTGTCTCACAAGCCGAAGAAGATTACTTGTTGAGAAGTGTTCAAAGCGAGATTGATGACTTCATGAAAAAAATGTATCAAACCTTGTATGGTTAG
- a CDS encoding TipC family immunity protein, translating into MKKRKFVIFSLLIVLLLSFSGFQYYKYQRVHNIFDEIYYEESDYHNYTFLWKGRAFYKLKSLKFVDNDSQEISIHSIDYKSVDLPNTIQSLGYYF; encoded by the coding sequence ATGAAGAAGAGAAAATTTGTAATTTTTTCGTTGCTAATAGTTCTATTATTATCTTTCTCTGGTTTTCAGTACTATAAATATCAGAGAGTTCATAATATTTTTGATGAAATATACTACGAAGAAAGTGATTATCACAATTATACATTTCTCTGGAAAGGACGAGCTTTTTATAAGTTAAAAAGTTTAAAATTTGTGGACAACGATTCTCAAGAAATTTCTATTCATTCTATTGATTATAAAAGTGTAGATTTACCAAATACTATTCAATCTCTAGGTTATTATTTTTAA
- a CDS encoding thiol-disulfide isomerase: MSGLKKILIVIGSVIALATGLNLYFQYQNHQEYMQLKTSFEERDNIAVLQRLMASEKYASDIRKAGYVVPPDGAIRLDGGIDSIEIKGDINLDISNPGRNGVTVYFRMEIDGKITSVLYELDKNFDIVSSSYFQFNEKNIKESVNISQSEEERLLKIVQKELDGFMKKMYQTLYG, translated from the coding sequence ATGTCGGGACTTAAAAAAATACTGATCGTTATTGGTTCTGTAATTGCCTTAGCTACTGGCTTGAATCTTTATTTTCAGTATCAAAACCACCAAGAATATATGCAATTAAAAACCTCCTTTGAAGAGAGGGACAATATAGCCGTCTTACAACGTTTAATGGCGTCAGAAAAATATGCGTCTGATATCCGTAAAGCGGGTTATGTCGTTCCTCCCGATGGTGCTATTCGTTTGGATGGAGGAATTGACTCCATAGAGATAAAAGGAGACATCAATTTGGATATCTCAAATCCGGGACGGAATGGGGTTACTGTTTATTTTAGAATGGAGATAGATGGTAAAATAACTAGCGTACTATATGAATTGGATAAGAACTTTGATATAGTTTCTAGCAGCTACTTTCAATTTAATGAAAAAAATATAAAAGAGAGTGTGAACATCTCTCAATCCGAAGAAGAACGCCTATTAAAGATTGTTCAAAAAGAGCTTGATGGCTTCATGAAAAAGATGTATCAAACCTTGTATGGATAG
- a CDS encoding TIGR04197 family type VII secretion effector has product MGGKIKSSTIAAEAAINELVGYDTSKKQNQQVEFSYTSEIAGMEAGRQACNQMLQAVSDFSSAVLTQANKFPEIAHKIEKRDVELAKRWEH; this is encoded by the coding sequence ATGGGTGGAAAGATAAAATCTAGCACGATAGCAGCAGAGGCAGCTATTAATGAATTGGTTGGGTATGACACGAGCAAGAAGCAAAATCAGCAAGTAGAATTTTCATATACTTCTGAAATTGCAGGGATGGAAGCTGGACGCCAGGCTTGCAATCAAATGCTTCAGGCGGTCAGTGATTTCAGCTCGGCTGTTTTGACCCAAGCAAATAAGTTTCCAGAAATTGCTCATAAGATTGAAAAACGCGACGTAGAGCTGGCTAAGAGATGGGAACATTAA
- the recR gene encoding recombination mediator RecR, translating into MLYPTPIAKLIDSYSKLPGIGIKTATRLAFYTIGMSDDDVNEFAKNLLSAKRELTYCSICGRLTDDDPCSICTDPTRDQTTILVLEDSRDVAAMENIQEYHGLYHVLHGLISPMNGISPDDINLKSLMTRLMDSEVSEVIVATNATADGEATSMYLSRLLKPAGIKVTRLARGLAVGADIEYADEVTLLRAIENRTEL; encoded by the coding sequence ATGCTGTATCCAACACCTATTGCCAAGCTGATTGATAGCTATTCAAAGTTACCAGGTATCGGGATTAAAACGGCTACCCGCCTAGCCTTCTATACCATTGGAATGTCTGATGACGATGTCAATGAATTTGCCAAAAATCTCCTGTCTGCTAAGCGGGAATTAACCTATTGTTCCATCTGTGGCCGTTTAACGGATGACGATCCTTGCTCGATCTGTACAGATCCGACTCGTGATCAGACAACCATCTTGGTGCTAGAGGATAGTCGCGATGTGGCTGCTATGGAAAACATCCAAGAATACCATGGACTCTATCATGTCTTGCACGGCCTCATTTCTCCGATGAATGGTATCAGCCCAGACGATATCAACCTCAAGAGTCTCATGACCCGTCTCATGGATAGTGAGGTTTCAGAGGTGATTGTGGCAACCAATGCGACGGCAGATGGGGAAGCGACATCTATGTATCTCTCTCGTCTCCTCAAACCCGCTGGTATCAAGGTAACTCGCCTAGCACGAGGACTAGCCGTGGGAGCAGATATCGAGTATGCGGACGAAGTCACACTCTTACGAGCCATTGAAAATCGGACAGAGTTGTAG
- a CDS encoding ROK family protein — protein MTHYVAIDIGGTNIKYGLIDQEGQLVESHEMPTEAYKGGPHILQKTKDIVASYLEKGPVAGVAISSAGMVDPDKGEIFYAGPQIPNYAGTQFKKEIETSFAIPCEIENDVNCAGLAEAVSGSGKGASVTLCLTIGTGIGGCLIMDGKVFHGFSNSACEVGYMHMQDGAFQDLASTTALVEYVAAAHGDPVDQWNGRRIFKEATEGNKICMAGIDRMVDYLGKGLANICYVANPEVVILGGGIMGQEAILKPKIRTALKAALVPSLAEKTRLEFAYHQNTAGMLGAYYHFKTKQS, from the coding sequence ATGACACACTACGTTGCAATTGATATCGGTGGAACCAACATCAAATATGGTTTGATTGACCAAGAAGGCCAACTTGTTGAATCGCATGAAATGCCAACTGAGGCATATAAGGGTGGACCCCATATCTTACAAAAGACAAAAGATATCGTTGCCAGCTATTTAGAAAAGGGCCCAGTAGCAGGTGTTGCCATTTCTTCTGCAGGAATGGTGGATCCTGATAAGGGTGAGATTTTCTATGCTGGTCCTCAGATTCCCAACTATGCAGGAACCCAGTTTAAGAAGGAAATCGAGACGAGTTTTGCTATTCCTTGTGAGATTGAAAATGATGTCAACTGTGCAGGTCTTGCTGAGGCAGTATCTGGTTCAGGCAAGGGAGCGAGTGTCACTCTTTGCTTGACCATTGGAACAGGTATCGGTGGTTGCTTAATTATGGATGGGAAAGTTTTCCATGGATTTAGCAATTCAGCCTGTGAAGTTGGTTATATGCATATGCAGGATGGAGCTTTCCAAGACTTGGCTTCTACGACAGCCTTGGTAGAGTATGTAGCAGCAGCTCATGGTGATCCAGTTGACCAGTGGAATGGCCGACGCATTTTCAAGGAAGCTACTGAAGGAAACAAGATCTGTATGGCTGGCATTGACCGCATGGTAGATTACCTTGGAAAAGGTTTGGCAAATATTTGCTACGTTGCCAATCCAGAAGTAGTCATTCTCGGTGGCGGCATCATGGGGCAAGAGGCTATTCTCAAACCGAAGATCCGCACAGCCTTGAAGGCGGCCTTGGTGCCAAGCCTAGCTGAAAAAACACGATTAGAATTTGCCTATCACCAAAATACGGCAGGTATGTTGGGAGCTTATTATCATTTCAAAACAAAACAATCCTAG
- the pbp2b gene encoding penicillin-binding protein PBP2B, producing MRKFNSHSIPIRLNLLFAIVILLFMAIIGRLLYMQVLNKDFYETKLASASQTRVTTSSARGQIYDAAGKPLVENTVKQVVSFTRNNKMTATELKETAKKLLTYVNVTSPDLTDRQIADYYLADQDIYKKTVESLPSDKRLDSDGNRLSEATLYNNAVESIDVSQLNYTDDQKKEIYLFSQLNAVENFATGTISTDALDDTQVALVASASKELPGISISTSWDRKVLDTSLSTIVGSVSNEKSGLPAEEVDAYLKKGYSLNDRVGTSYLEKQYEDVLQGKRSVKEIHLDKHGNMESVENVEEGSKGNNIKLTVDLAFQNGVDDLLKSYFNSELGNGGAKYSEGVYAVALNPKTGAVLAMSGVKHDVESGKLSSDSLGTITNVFVPGSVVKAATISSGWENGVLSGNQTLTDQPIVFQGSAPINSWYTLSYGSFPITAVEALEYSSNTYMVQTALGIMGQTYTPNMTVATGQLETAMGKLRSTFGEYGLGASTGIDLPDESTGFTPKDFDLGNYINNSFGQFDNYTPMQLAQYVATIANNGVRLAPHIVEGVYGNNDQGGLGSLIQETATKELNKVNISESDMAILQQGFYQVSHGTSALTTGRAFSNGAAVSISGKTGTAESYVNGGQKANNTNAVAYAPTENPQIAVAVVFPHNTNLTNGVGPSIARDIINLYNQHHPMN from the coding sequence ATGAGAAAATTTAATAGCCATTCGATTCCGATTCGGCTTAATTTACTATTTGCGATTGTCATCCTGCTCTTTATGGCCATTATTGGTCGATTGTTATACATGCAGGTGCTCAATAAAGATTTCTATGAAACAAAATTGGCCTCAGCCAGCCAAACAAGGGTAACAACCAGTTCAGCTCGTGGACAGATCTATGATGCGGCAGGGAAACCCTTGGTGGAAAATACTGTCAAGCAAGTTGTTTCTTTCACACGAAACAATAAAATGACGGCAACTGAATTGAAGGAGACAGCCAAGAAACTCCTCACATATGTAAATGTAACCTCTCCTGATCTGACAGATCGACAGATTGCAGACTACTACTTGGCGGACCAGGATATTTACAAAAAAACAGTCGAATCCTTGCCAAGCGATAAACGCCTGGATTCAGATGGGAACCGCTTATCGGAAGCGACACTTTACAATAATGCGGTTGAAAGCATTGACGTGAGTCAACTTAATTATACAGATGACCAGAAAAAGGAAATCTATCTCTTTAGTCAGCTCAATGCTGTTGAAAATTTTGCAACGGGAACCATTTCTACGGATGCCTTAGATGATACCCAAGTTGCTCTCGTTGCATCAGCGTCCAAGGAATTACCAGGTATCAGCATTTCAACCTCATGGGATCGTAAAGTACTGGATACATCTTTATCAACAATCGTTGGTAGCGTTTCAAATGAGAAGTCAGGACTTCCAGCAGAAGAAGTTGATGCCTATCTCAAAAAAGGCTATTCTCTCAATGACCGAGTGGGAACTTCCTATCTTGAAAAGCAATATGAAGATGTTCTTCAAGGAAAACGTTCCGTAAAGGAAATCCACCTCGACAAACACGGAAATATGGAAAGTGTGGAAAATGTCGAAGAAGGAAGCAAAGGAAACAATATCAAGTTAACGGTTGACCTAGCTTTCCAGAATGGTGTGGACGACCTACTCAAGAGCTACTTCAACTCAGAGTTGGGTAACGGTGGAGCCAAATACTCTGAAGGAGTCTACGCTGTAGCCCTCAATCCTAAAACCGGTGCAGTTTTGGCCATGTCAGGTGTCAAGCATGATGTCGAATCCGGGAAATTGAGCTCAGATTCGCTTGGAACGATAACCAATGTCTTTGTGCCAGGATCTGTTGTTAAGGCAGCGACCATCAGCTCTGGTTGGGAAAACGGAGTCTTGTCAGGTAATCAAACCTTGACAGACCAGCCGATTGTTTTCCAAGGTTCGGCCCCTATCAATTCATGGTATACCTTGTCATACGGCTCTTTCCCTATCACAGCAGTTGAGGCTTTGGAATACTCTTCTAATACCTACATGGTTCAAACTGCGCTAGGAATCATGGGACAAACCTACACACCAAATATGACAGTCGCAACGGGACAGTTAGAGACTGCAATGGGCAAATTGCGATCAACCTTTGGGGAATATGGACTCGGAGCTTCCACAGGAATTGATCTTCCTGATGAGTCAACAGGATTTACGCCGAAAGACTTCGATTTGGGGAACTATATCAATAATTCCTTTGGTCAGTTTGATAACTACACACCGATGCAGTTAGCCCAGTATGTCGCAACCATTGCAAACAATGGCGTACGTTTGGCTCCTCACATCGTTGAAGGAGTTTATGGAAACAATGACCAAGGTGGTTTAGGCAGCCTGATTCAAGAAACAGCAACTAAGGAACTAAACAAGGTCAATATCTCAGAATCAGATATGGCTATCTTGCAGCAAGGTTTCTATCAAGTTTCGCATGGAACGAGTGCTCTGACAACTGGTCGTGCCTTTTCAAATGGCGCAGCCGTTTCCATCAGCGGGAAAACGGGTACTGCCGAAAGTTACGTTAATGGTGGTCAAAAAGCCAATAATACCAATGCAGTCGCCTATGCACCGACCGAAAATCCTCAAATTGCGGTCGCAGTCGTCTTTCCTCATAACACCAACCTTACAAACGGTGTCGGACCTTCTATTGCGCGTGATATCATCAATCTTTATAACCAACACCATCCAATGAATTAG
- a CDS encoding LXG domain-containing protein, with protein sequence MGVKYSAQESQELIQAMTNNLQVANEVTDRLSSGCDHLISSLDSGELTGAAYTAGKGLFTEIIIPSIKKLQAAIDDIQLELTSYKNADAQVSGYGDLDLDQLKELKKLREEQLAIVEAQIQARENWLNQIKDLFSLNWGKAFSEKTILYNTKTQIESGIQDLDDKIEKLEFFVSQVSQYFSDSLEVLSLAIQGATQLSKVIVDSDGNYYADGVDMSWVQKMKDVKIVSHAKRDFQDSETRAINKASRDMMLSEDGDAYYRAELKKRLKGHDKSEWDKIIDDYNHTLKIDETGNIIEISPLEQGYVVSKNGKYDADYTHLVNKKFDELKAQNFEANSVEFWSGVAQIFSGLGVYFASGALEVLSIMAGPPTAGTSIVAGTAASVSGVQYGNVLIASGAVTSLSAITKTALLNGEIQVNYSSNYDSWKANKPTSKTISGRGGKQIEARVGNRKENIRVDWEPNSGPNGDGLFQVQSGSGKSGYSLNEAIDVNSISSKTDILDWVNKTKKIKNLDKSVKSEIVERIWKGYRNYYGN encoded by the coding sequence ATGGGAGTAAAATACAGCGCACAAGAATCCCAAGAATTGATTCAGGCCATGACTAACAATCTCCAAGTCGCAAATGAAGTCACGGACCGCTTATCTAGTGGCTGTGATCACCTAATTTCCTCTTTAGACTCAGGTGAGCTGACAGGAGCAGCCTACACAGCTGGTAAAGGTCTCTTTACAGAGATTATCATCCCCAGCATCAAGAAGTTACAAGCAGCGATAGATGATATCCAACTAGAGTTGACCTCCTACAAAAATGCAGATGCTCAGGTCTCTGGATATGGAGATTTGGACCTGGACCAGCTCAAGGAACTTAAAAAATTGAGGGAAGAGCAGTTAGCTATCGTAGAAGCTCAGATTCAAGCGAGGGAGAACTGGCTAAATCAAATCAAAGATCTCTTTAGTCTCAATTGGGGGAAAGCCTTCTCTGAGAAGACCATCCTCTACAATACCAAGACTCAAATCGAGTCGGGTATTCAGGATTTGGATGACAAGATTGAAAAACTAGAATTTTTTGTCTCACAGGTTTCCCAGTATTTCAGCGATAGTCTAGAAGTCCTTAGCTTAGCGATTCAAGGAGCTACGCAACTAAGTAAAGTCATTGTCGATAGCGATGGTAACTACTATGCGGACGGTGTGGACATGAGCTGGGTGCAGAAGATGAAGGATGTGAAGATTGTTTCGCATGCCAAAAGAGATTTTCAAGACTCTGAAACTCGTGCCATCAATAAAGCTTCTAGGGATATGATGCTATCGGAAGATGGTGATGCCTACTATCGTGCCGAATTAAAGAAGCGCTTAAAAGGCCATGACAAGTCCGAATGGGATAAAATAATTGACGACTACAATCACACTCTTAAGATTGATGAAACAGGGAATATCATTGAAATTTCCCCCTTGGAACAAGGCTATGTCGTTTCAAAAAACGGGAAATACGATGCTGACTATACTCATTTGGTTAACAAAAAGTTTGATGAATTAAAAGCACAAAACTTTGAAGCAAATTCAGTCGAATTTTGGAGTGGAGTAGCTCAAATATTCTCTGGATTGGGAGTTTACTTTGCGAGTGGCGCCCTTGAAGTCTTGAGTATCATGGCTGGTCCACCAACAGCAGGGACAAGTATCGTAGCTGGTACGGCAGCATCTGTATCAGGGGTACAATATGGGAATGTACTGATAGCTAGTGGAGCAGTAACTAGCTTATCAGCTATCACAAAGACAGCCTTACTAAATGGCGAAATTCAGGTTAATTATTCTAGCAACTACGATAGCTGGAAGGCCAATAAACCTACGAGTAAGACCATTTCTGGCAGGGGTGGTAAACAAATTGAAGCCCGAGTAGGAAATCGAAAAGAGAACATTCGTGTAGATTGGGAGCCAAATAGTGGTCCTAATGGTGATGGATTATTTCAGGTTCAATCTGGAAGTGGGAAGTCGGGCTATTCGCTTAACGAAGCTATAGATGTTAATAGTATTTCAAGCAAAACAGATATATTGGATTGGGTGAATAAAACTAAAAAGATAAAGAATCTAGATAAAAGTGTGAAGAGTGAAATTGTAGAAAGAATATGGAAAGGATACCGAAACTATTACGGAAATTAG
- a CDS encoding YesL family protein, with translation MAQKGVSLIKAAFDTDNFLMRFSEKVLDIVTVNLLFVVSCLPIVTIGVAKISLYETMFEIKRSRRVPVFQTFLRAFKQNLKLGFQLGLLELGIVSLSLLDLYLFWGQTALPFQIVKAICLGILIFLTLVMLASYPIAARYDLSWKEVLQKGLILASFNFPWFFLMLAILFLIVMVLYLSAFTLLLGGSAFILFGFGLLVFLQAGLMEKIFAKYQ, from the coding sequence CAGACAACTTTCTCATGCGTTTTAGTGAAAAGGTTTTGGATATCGTCACAGTCAATCTTCTTTTTGTCGTCTCTTGTTTGCCCATCGTGACGATTGGAGTGGCGAAAATCAGCCTCTATGAAACCATGTTTGAGATTAAGAGAAGCAGACGGGTACCAGTCTTTCAAACTTTTCTAAGAGCCTTCAAGCAAAATCTGAAACTGGGTTTCCAGTTAGGTTTGCTAGAGTTGGGTATTGTGTCATTAAGCCTTTTAGATCTCTATCTCTTCTGGGGCCAGACAGCTTTGCCTTTCCAGATTGTGAAAGCAATTTGTTTGGGGATTCTCATCTTCCTCACTCTCGTGATGCTAGCTAGTTATCCCATCGCTGCGCGCTATGATTTGTCATGGAAAGAAGTGCTGCAAAAAGGGCTTATCTTGGCAAGTTTTAACTTTCCATGGTTCTTCCTCATGTTAGCCATTCTCTTTCTCATTGTGATGGTTCTTTATCTATCCGCCTTCACTCTCCTTTTGGGTGGATCGGCCTTTATCCTCTTTGGTTTTGGTTTGCTAGTCTTTCTCCAAGCAGGTTTGATGGAGAAAATCTTCGCAAAATACCAGTAG
- a CDS encoding dihydrodipicolinate synthase family protein gives MSDLKKYEGVIPAFYACYDDQGEVSPERTRALVQYFIDKGVQGLYVNGSSGECIYQSVADRKLILEEVMAVAKGKLTIIAHVACNNTKDSMELARHAESLGVDAIATIPPIYFRLPEYSVAKYWNDISAAAPNTDYVIYNIPQLAGVALTPSLYTEMLKNPRVIGVKNSSMPVQDIQTFVSLGGEDHIVFNGPDEQFLGGRLMGAKAGIGGTYGAMPELFLKLNQLIAEKDLETARELQYAINAIIGKLTSAHGNMYGVIKEVLKINEGLNIGSVRSPLTPVTEEDRPVVEAAAQLIRETKERFL, from the coding sequence ATGTCAGATTTGAAAAAATACGAAGGTGTCATTCCAGCCTTCTACGCATGTTATGATGATCAAGGAGAAGTCAGTCCAGAGCGTACCCGTGCCTTGGTTCAATACTTCATTGATAAGGGTGTTCAAGGTCTCTATGTCAATGGTTCTTCTGGTGAATGTATCTACCAAAGTGTGGCAGACCGCAAATTGATTTTGGAAGAAGTCATGGCAGTTGCTAAGGGCAAATTGACCATCATTGCTCACGTAGCTTGCAACAATACCAAAGATAGTATGGAACTTGCTCGCCACGCGGAAAGCTTGGGTGTAGATGCCATTGCAACGATTCCACCGATTTACTTCCGTTTGCCTGAGTACTCAGTTGCTAAATACTGGAATGACATTAGTGCTGCAGCACCAAATACAGACTATGTTATCTACAACATTCCTCAATTAGCAGGTGTTGCTTTGACTCCAAGCCTTTACACTGAAATGTTGAAGAATCCTCGTGTTATCGGTGTTAAGAACTCTTCTATGCCAGTTCAAGATATCCAAACCTTTGTCAGCCTTGGTGGAGAAGACCACATCGTATTCAATGGCCCAGATGAACAATTCCTAGGTGGTCGCCTCATGGGTGCCAAAGCTGGTATTGGTGGTACTTATGGTGCGATGCCAGAACTCTTCTTGAAACTCAATCAGTTAATTGCTGAGAAAGACTTGGAAACAGCGCGTGAATTGCAGTATGCTATCAATGCGATCATTGGCAAACTCACTTCTGCACATGGAAATATGTACGGTGTGATTAAGGAAGTCTTGAAGATCAATGAAGGCTTGAACATTGGTTCAGTTCGTTCGCCATTGACGCCAGTAACCGAAGAAGATCGCCCAGTTGTAGAAGCAGCAGCACAATTGATTCGTGAAACCAAGGAGCGCTTCCTCTAA
- a CDS encoding MurR/RpiR family transcriptional regulator, whose protein sequence is MNKPDIATIIDLHFEELTELEQEIARYFLQAETIQDDLSSQQVTQKLHISQAALTRFAKKCGFTGYREFVFQYQHQASKPDTHSHKHSPLTKRVLRSYSIMREQTQDLIDEEQLERVAQLIDDAERVYFFGTGSSGLIAREMKLRFMRLGVVCEALTDQDGFAWTTSIMDENCLVLGFSLSGTTQSVLDSLLDAKEMGAKTILFTSAPNKNSQAYTETVLVTSHSQSSYIQRISAQLPMLILIDLIYAYFLEINRESKEKIFNSYWENKKLNGYRRQKRVRKS, encoded by the coding sequence ATGAACAAGCCAGATATCGCAACCATAATCGACCTCCATTTTGAAGAATTAACCGAGCTCGAGCAAGAAATCGCTCGCTATTTTTTGCAAGCTGAAACGATCCAAGATGATCTCTCTTCTCAGCAAGTTACCCAGAAATTACATATCTCCCAAGCAGCCTTGACCCGCTTTGCCAAAAAGTGTGGTTTTACAGGCTACCGAGAGTTCGTCTTTCAATACCAGCATCAGGCTAGTAAACCGGACACTCATTCGCACAAACACAGTCCTTTGACCAAACGTGTTTTGCGAAGCTACAGTATCATGCGAGAACAAACTCAGGATTTGATTGACGAAGAACAACTGGAACGCGTCGCCCAATTAATCGATGACGCAGAACGAGTTTACTTTTTTGGGACGGGAAGTTCTGGTCTGATTGCCCGCGAGATGAAACTGCGCTTTATGCGTCTAGGTGTTGTCTGTGAAGCTTTGACCGATCAGGATGGCTTTGCTTGGACGACTAGTATCATGGATGAAAATTGTCTGGTACTTGGCTTTTCTCTCTCAGGCACTACCCAATCCGTCCTCGATAGTTTGCTGGACGCCAAGGAAATGGGGGCCAAGACCATTTTATTTACCAGCGCTCCAAACAAAAACAGTCAGGCTTATACTGAAACAGTCCTTGTGACAAGCCATAGTCAATCTTCTTACATCCAGCGTATTTCCGCTCAACTCCCTATGCTCATTTTAATAGATTTGATTTATGCCTACTTTTTAGAAATCAATCGCGAGAGCAAGGAAAAAATCTTTAACAGCTATTGGGAAAATAAAAAACTCAACGGCTATCGTAGACAAAAACGTGTTAGAAAATCCTAG
- a CDS encoding thiol-disulfide isomerase, with amino-acid sequence MSGLKKILIVIGSVIVLATGLNLYFQYQNHQEYMQLKTSFEERDNIVVLQRLMASEKYASDIRKAGYVVPPDGAIRLDGGIDSIEIKGDIDLKISHPGRNGVTAYFEIEIDGKITSVLYELDKNFDLTSSAYFQINEKNINERVTIPKVEEERLLKIVQKELDGFMKKIYQTLYG; translated from the coding sequence ATGTCGGGACTTAAAAAAATACTAATCGTGATTGGTTCTGTAATTGTCTTAGCTACTGGCTTGAATCTTTATTTTCAGTATCAAAACCACCAAGAATATATGCAATTAAAAACCTCCTTTGAAGAGAGGGACAATATAGTCGTCTTACAACGTTTGATGGCATCAGAAAAATATGCGTCTGACATCCGTAAAGCGGGCTATGTCGTTCCTCCCGATGGAGCTATTCGCTTGGATGGAGGAATTGACTCCATAGAGATAAAAGGAGACATCGATTTGAAAATATCACATCCTGGACGTAATGGGGTTACTGCTTATTTTGAAATAGAGATAGATGGTAAAATAACTAGCGTACTATATGAATTGGATAAGAACTTTGATTTAACTTCTAGCGCCTATTTTCAAATAAATGAAAAAAATATAAATGAGAGGGTGACTATTCCCAAAGTCGAAGAAGAGCGCCTATTAAAGATTGTTCAAAAAGAGCTTGATGGCTTCATGAAAAAGATATATCAGACTTTGTATGGATAG